In one window of Maniola hyperantus chromosome 18, iAphHyp1.2, whole genome shotgun sequence DNA:
- the dan gene encoding protein distal antenna, protein MTTKGKRPMRALTPGDKIEAIQRVNDGESKASVARDIGVPESTLRGWCKNEDKLRYMTSRLSSPDTDKSNDGEPPDKRARTESPTAPQSPIATGLDLSSPAAMTHSAPLPAPPTDAPVELTTKRSEPSPPVHPPRERRPDPGASVSMSAISPLSGLAHLPSLTHSHLGLSFNEIATNLTLLAQLNPGLSALSAQPASRALRSVRSPKPVHNGVLNLNETKHRSKSSHSSDPYRHSGSKSSHHATSQSSAAQPVDDTLWYWLKTQQAMLDLTAQTTAAHPLQLGKPSDPTLPHKPVAPAPPVTSHLDYNRNSWLWQYYKQFGGAMPFPEDKLKSASQVPKDKSADNILYSHLTKSKTEEDRGTTSPIHSQTQTVEVRETVTVPEEPRAAEPAASPEVGAENKEPASERSNDTGKSQTKARNVLDNLLFSSNQSASEENKSNGHVNGEWEAGTAAALEHGDKFLAWLESSGDPSVTRMHVHQLRALLHNLRTRRAALPVHVPGVLDAARRK, encoded by the coding sequence ATGACAACGAAGGGCAAGCGCCCCATGCGCGCCCTTACACCCGGAGATAAGATAGAGGCAATACAACGCGTCAACGACGGCGAGTCCAAAGCATCAGTCGCTCGCGACATCGGCGTGCCGGAGTCGACACTCCGCGGCTGGTGCAAGAACGAGGACAAACTGCGTTATATGACCTCTCGCTTGTCCTCACCGGACACCGATAAGAGCAACGATGGGGAGCCTCCCGATAAACGGGCGCGTACCGAGTCGCCGACCGCTCCGCAATCGCCCATTGCGACCGGCCTCGACCTCTCCAGCCCCGCTGCCATGACGCACAGCGCGCCTCTGCCGGCGCCACCGACCGATGCGCCCGTAGAACTGACGACTAAGCGAAGTGAACCATCACCTCCCGTGCACCCACCCAGAGAACGCCGCCCTGATCCAGGTGCGAGCGTTTCCATGAGTGCGATTAGTCCTCTGTCAGGTCTCGCACATTTACCTAGCCTCACCCATTCTCATCTCGGCTTGAGCTTCAATGAAATAGCTACCAATCTGACTTTGTTGGCACAGCTTAATCCTGGTTTATCCGCATTATCTGCGCAGCCTGCTAGTCGAGCTTTACGCTCTGTTCGATCTCCGAAACCGGTCCACAACGGAGTTCTCAATTTAAACGAAACGAAGCATCGTAGTAAATCCAGTCACTCCTCAGATCCATATCGGCATAGTGGATCGAAGTCCAGTCATCACGCGACATCGCAATCTTCCGCCGCTCAGCCGGTGGACGATACGTTATGGTACTGGCTAAAGACTCAACAGGCTATGCTCGACTTGACAGCTCAGACGACGGCTGCTCACCCACTTCAATTAGGGAAGCCGAGCGATCCGACCTTACCACATAAACCGGTGGCTCCGGCGCCCCCCGTCACCTCCCATCTCGATTACAATAGAAATTCATGGCTCTGGCAGTATTACAAACAATTCGGTGGAGCGATGCCCTTCCCCGAAGACAAACTTAAATCGGCATCTCAGGTTCCGAAGGATAAATCTGCAGACAACATCTTGTACTCACATCTTACCAAAAGCAAAACGGAAGAAGATCGGGGTACGACAAGTCCAATACACAGTCAAACACAAACGGTCGAAGTTCGCGAAACGGTCACCGTGCCTGAAGAACCGAGAGCGGCAGAGCCTGCGGCGAGCCCTGAAGTCGGAGCCGAAAACAAGGAGCCGGCTTCGGAGAGGTCGAACGACACCGGCAAAAGCCAAACCAAGGCGCGGAACGTGCTAGATAATCTCCTATTCAGCAGCAACCAGTCGGCTAGCGAAGAGAATAAGAGCAATGGGCACGTGAACGGTGAATGGGAAGCGGGCACTGCGGCAGCGCTGGAGCACGGCGACAAGTTCCTGGCGTGGCTGGAGTCGAGTGGCGACCCGAGCGTGACGCGCATGCACGTGCACCAGCTGCGCGCGCTGCTGCACAACCTGCgcacgcggcgcgcggcgctgcCCGTCCACGTGCCCGGTGTGCTGGACGCCGCCCGCCGCAAATAG
- the elm gene encoding calcineurin B homologous protein 1 — MGNKSSLMLREEEIAQIQNETGFTPNQIERLYSRFTALDKNDCGTLAREDFLRIPELAINPLSERIVHSFFADSHDDRVNFLQFMKVLAHFRPIRKNRENRLNSREEKLRFAFSMYDLDSDGKISRDELLAILHMMVGVNIRQEQLTSIAERTILEADTNNDQMISFEEFCGALERTDVEQKMSIRFLN; from the exons ATGGGCAACAAGTCATCATTGATGCTCAGGGAGGAagaaattgcacaaattcaaaaCGAAACTGGCT ttaCACCTAACCAGATAGAAAGGCTATATTCACGGTTCACTGCCTTAGACAAGAACGACTGTGGCACATTGGCCAGGGAAGACTTCCTGCGAATCCCAGAGCTAGCCATAAATCCTCTCAGTGAGAGGATTGTCCACTCATTCTTTGCTGACAGTCATGATGACCGAGTCAACTTCTTGCAGTTCATGAAGGTGCTGGCACACTTCCGTCCCATACGGAAGAATAGAGAAAACAGGCTTAATAGCAGAGAAGAGAAATTAAGAT TTGCTTTCTCCATGTATGACCTGGACAGCGATGGCAAGATCTCAAGAGATGAGCTATTGGCCATTCTACACATGATGGTCGGAGTCAATATAAGGCAA GAACAACTAACAAGTATTGCAGAAAGGACCATACTAGAAGCGGACACCAACAACGATCAGATGATTTCCTTCGAAGAGTTCTGCGGGGCCCTCGAGAGGACTGATGTAGAGCAGAAGATGTCCATCCGCTTCCTCAATTGA
- the LOC138403554 gene encoding uncharacterized protein — MLCRALIAAVAVTCTLLYARGHATQHLDRIKDLMCVLLLSGMQKEDLDVSMLTKLQRHNVNIDDMNNEELRQSCMKSRDNNSIEKVAQPFISKPKNADLDGYKTNADLEMIKRPHNLEIGSYNMSTDYKIKHYVHENKKETLKDNADEYKSNVDEVTQYLDGPEKLESVLKKLQDMRVNKAAKHASISQTVSIKEQESKRSITNDLNLAETLNRLMTIFLSKRNNISTKPTTTQKTLNIEDLYEKLLSSRKQNMEENPNVNPGSQQSFAHLLIQQNDRKTPPVQKEIIENKSDTKRKELNISNRKNLTNALTLTNTYKSFNPFISDAVSKLNGKAKESLKLSRNPFFNHFEMVDTTNTNVEPQHKFPRDMIKEIADSVKELILRDLRKELRETATFVSTTPIISTTTRTTKTDSTLKTIFNKESIKAQDHIIMKKILELFEEIKTLKQNTIIISNENEEGINNKETKQNRDIKKYKESPQIAIHARIPNNIVQPKLPFSANQVHGIEQHSIVSSQNTFNFAPRVHKYRSDITFKKQEPNRLNKDLLPITVQTNNIEIPPLGIALDNSQNLIRENIIITTTVPYRIVPTNNGDSTKTRNQQNPHRGTPHSEGRFFNAYQSKQVHPRSSKESYKSPAHQFHSNSKNNVIKFTLNNNGHTNYHADYYEKIKIGKYTPHPESEEFKYHDIPRFHEKLEKVERYLDYPEQNMYQDKNDCCNEKFRYSQAMVDCCNRKIASRQQMSLNSMKNKSYDDRHFKNFLQSQQIVTDMLEKILGDKRNIQSVETA; from the exons ATGTTGTGCCGAGCTCTGATTGCCGCGGTCGCCGTTACATGTACGTTATTATACGCACGCGGTCATGCTACACAGCACTTAGACCGGATAAAAG ACCTAATGTGCGTTTTATTGTTGAGTGGAATGCAAAAGGAAGACTTGGACGTTAGCATGTTGACAAAACTGCAACGCCACAACGTAAACATTGACGATATGAACAATGA ggaaTTACGTCAATCATGCATGAAATCACGGGATAATAACAGCATTGAAAAAGTAGCTCAACCATTTATAAGTAAACCCAAAA ATGCTGATTTGGACGGCTACAAAACAAATGCCGATTTGGAAATGATAAAAAGACCTCACAATCTAGAAATTGGCTCTTATAACATGAGTACTGATTATAAAATCAAACATTATGTTCATGAAAATAAAAAGGAGACTTTGAAGGACAATGCAGATGAATATAAATCAAACGTTGATGAAGTAACACAATATCTTGATGGTCCAGAAAAGTTAGaaagtgttttaaaaaaattacaagatatGAGAGTGAATAAAGCAGCAAAACACGCGTCAATATCACAGACAGTTTCTATAAAAGAACAAGAAAGTAAGAGAAGTATCACAAATGATTTAAATTTAGCCGAAACTCTGAACAGATTGATGACAATATTTTTGTCAAAGagaaataatataagtactaaACCTACAACTACtcaaaaaactttaaatatcgAGGATCTGTATGAAAAATTACTTTCTTCGCGAAAACAAAACATGGAAGAAAATCCCAATGTTAATCCTGGCTCTCAACAGAGTTTCGCTCATTTACTTATCCAGCAAAATGATCGGAAGACACCACCAGTGCAAAAAGAAATCATCGAAAATAAATCGGATACGAAACGAAAAGAATTGAACATATCAAATCGCAAAAATCTCACCAATGCACTAACTTTAACTAAcacttataaaagttttaatCCATTCATTTCGGATGCTGTTAGCAAGCTCAACGGAAAGGCGAAGGAAAGTTTAAAATTGTCTAGAAATCCGTTTTTCAACCACTTTGAAATGGTTGATACTACAAACACAAATGTAGAACCACAACATAAGTTTCCTCGCGATATGATTAAAGAGATAGCCGACAGTGTTAAAGAACTTATCTTAAGGGACTTGCGTAAAGAATTACGTGAAACAGCAACGTTTGTTTCTACTACGCCTATTATATCTACCACTACAAGAACAACAAAAACAG aTTCCACTCTCAAAACAATATTTAACAAAGAAAGCATAAAAGCACAAGatcatattataatgaaaaaaattttAGAATTGTTCGAAGAgattaaaactttaaaacagAATACTATCATTATTTCAAATGAAAATGAAGaaggaataaataataaagaaacaaaacaaaatcgtgatattaaaaaatataaggaATCCCCTCAAATCGCAATACATGCTAGAATACCAAATAACATTGTACAACCTAAACTTCCTTTTAGTGCCAATCAAGTTCACGGAATAGAACAGCACTCAATAGTAAGTTCACAAAACACTTTCAACTTTGCCCCACGAGTACATAAATATAGATCAgatataacatttaaaaaacaagAACCCAACAGACTAAATAAAGATTTGCTTCCTATAACTGTGCAAACTAATAACATAGAAATTCCACCTTTAGGCATAGCTTTAGATAACTCACAAAATCTAATAAGAGAGAACATAATCATAACTACAACTGTACCATACAGAATAGTTCCTACTAATAATGGTGATTCAACCAAAACAAGGAATCAACAAAATCCACATAGAGGCACTCCACATTCAGAAGGAAGATTTTTTAACGCATACCAATCAAAGCAAGTACATCCTCGTTCATCAAAAGAATCATACAAATCTCCTGCACACCAATTTCATTCTAATAGTAAAAACAATGTAATTAAGTTCACACTTAACAACAATGGCCATACTAACTATCATGCAGATTATTATGAGAAAATCAAAATAGGAAAGTATACACCACACCCAGAAAGTGAGGAATTCAAATATCATGATATACCACGATTTCATGAGAAATTGGAAAAAGTAGAGAGATATCTAGACTATCCTGAACAAAATATGTACCAAGATAAAAATGATTGTTGTAATGAGAAATTTAGATATTCACAAGCAATGGTTGATTGCTGCAATAGAAAAATCGCGTCTCGACAACAAATGTCCCTTAACAGTATGAAGAACAAATCATACGATGATAGACATTTTAAGAACTTTCTCCAGTCCCAACAGATCGTGACAGATATGCTAGAGAAGATTCTTGGGGACAAGAGAAATATTCAAAGTGTGGAGACAGCTTAG